Proteins encoded together in one Mus caroli chromosome 4, CAROLI_EIJ_v1.1, whole genome shotgun sequence window:
- the Insl5 gene encoding insulin-like peptide INSL5, giving the protein MCLANTVKIRMKGPALALFLFLVLLAVVEVRSRQTVKLCGLDYVRTVIYICASSRWRRHLEGHFHAQQAETKNYLQLLDRHEPSKKTLEHSLPKTDLSGQELVRDPQAPMEGLWELKKHSVVSRRDLQALCCREGCSMRELSTLC; this is encoded by the exons ATGTGCTTAGCAAACACTGTTAAGATAAG GATGAAGGGCCCTGCTCttgctctgtttctcttcttagtTCTGTTGGCTGTGGTGGAAGTAAGAAGTAGGCAGACTGTGAAGCTCTGTGGCCTGGACTACGTGAGAACAGTCATCTACATCTGTGCCAGCTCACGGTGGAGGAGACATCTAGAGGGGCATTTCCACGCTCAACAAG CTGAGACAAAAAACTACCTTCAGCTCCTAGACAGACACGAGCCATCCAAGAAAACTCTGGAGCACAGCCTTCCCAAGACAGATCTCTCAGGACAGGAGCTTGTTCGAGATCCACAGGCACCCATGGAAGGTCTTTGGGAATTGAAGAAGCACTCAGTGGTATCCAGACGGGATCTGCAAGCTCTGTGCTGCAGGGAAGGCTGCTCCATGAGGGAGCTTAGCACCCTCTGTTAG